One genomic window of Bradyrhizobium sp. CCGE-LA001 includes the following:
- a CDS encoding intradiol ring-cleavage dioxygenase: protein MRNFNENTITDAVLERIAGATDPRIKEVSEALVRHLHAFVREVRPTQKEWEYGIDFLTRTGHMCNDKRQEFILLSDTLGVSMLVDAINHPVPEGATETTVLGPFFVQAAPEKDSGADISGPMEGDPMLVTGSVSTVDGKPLAGAIVDVWHSDDDGYYDVQQLDAIGDLAMRARFHTDANGRFHFWSIKPAAYPIPHDGPVGEMLEVQGRHPWRPAHVHFMISAPGFEQLVTHVFVAGDQYLDSDVVFGVKDSLIREFVRHPAGRAPDSRMVDSAYFHLNYDFGLKQLASNARAA, encoded by the coding sequence ATGCGTAACTTCAACGAGAACACGATCACAGACGCCGTATTGGAGCGGATCGCGGGCGCAACCGATCCGCGGATCAAGGAGGTCAGCGAGGCGCTGGTGCGTCACCTCCACGCTTTCGTCCGCGAGGTACGGCCGACCCAGAAGGAATGGGAATACGGCATCGACTTCCTCACCCGCACCGGCCACATGTGCAACGACAAGCGCCAGGAGTTCATCCTGCTGTCGGACACGCTCGGCGTCTCCATGCTGGTCGACGCGATCAATCACCCGGTGCCAGAAGGCGCGACCGAGACCACGGTGCTCGGCCCGTTCTTCGTCCAGGCCGCGCCGGAGAAGGACAGCGGCGCTGACATCTCCGGGCCGATGGAAGGCGATCCGATGCTTGTCACCGGCTCGGTCTCGACCGTCGACGGCAAGCCGCTGGCGGGTGCCATCGTCGACGTCTGGCATTCCGACGATGACGGCTATTACGACGTGCAGCAGCTCGACGCCATCGGCGATCTCGCGATGCGCGCCCGCTTCCACACCGATGCCAATGGCCGTTTCCATTTCTGGTCGATCAAGCCCGCGGCCTACCCCATCCCGCATGACGGCCCGGTCGGCGAGATGCTGGAGGTGCAGGGCCGCCATCCCTGGCGCCCGGCCCATGTGCACTTCATGATTTCAGCGCCCGGTTTCGAGCAGCTCGTGACGCACGTGTTCGTTGCGGGCGACCAATATCTCGACAGCGACGTGGTGTTCGGCGTCAAGGACAGCCTGATCCGCGAGTTCGTCCGTCATCCCGCCGGCCGTGCGCCGGATAGTCGCATGGTGGACAGCGCGTATTTTCATCTCAACTACGATTTCGGCTTGAAGCAGCTCGCGAGCAACGCAAG
- a CDS encoding Dabb family protein, whose amino-acid sequence MSGPIRHIVMWRLRGESPEERSAARVKVKTLFEGLKGRIDGLTHIEVGMDVSAVDYACDVVLFSEFTDQAALTAYANHPEHLRVREALGDLRIGRFQVDYPIKETGA is encoded by the coding sequence ATGTCGGGCCCGATCAGGCACATCGTGATGTGGCGGCTGCGCGGGGAGAGCCCCGAGGAGCGCTCCGCCGCCCGGGTCAAGGTCAAGACCCTGTTCGAGGGCCTCAAGGGCCGGATCGACGGCCTCACCCATATCGAAGTCGGCATGGACGTCAGCGCGGTCGACTACGCCTGCGACGTGGTCTTGTTTTCCGAATTTACCGACCAGGCGGCACTGACCGCCTATGCCAACCATCCGGAACATCTGCGCGTGCGCGAGGCGCTGGGCGACTTGCGGATCGGGCGCTTTCAGGTCGATTATCCCATCAAAGAGACCGGCGCATGA
- a CDS encoding NAD(P)-dependent oxidoreductase has protein sequence MTDASNNVAFVGIGKMGLPMSVLVAKAGYSVTAFDQSAARISEARTQGIAIAKSLAQAVSGKAAVVTSLPDDAALRSALLGPTGIIAAMAPGAVLIETSTVSVEASTEVAAAAQARGIAYLRSPVSGNASIVHTGALTCFVSGPKDAFESAKPLFAAFTRAQTYLGPAEEARYAKLSVNLMIAVSAAMMAESLALARKGGIAWQDILKVLDDSAVASPMVKYKTAPLRNRDFESTFSCKQMAKDLDLILGAGHAVGVPLQLAAQVRETYGSLVAQGDGETDFIATVKHLERLSGLGEPKL, from the coding sequence ATGACTGACGCTTCGAACAATGTTGCTTTCGTCGGGATCGGCAAGATGGGTCTCCCGATGTCGGTGCTCGTCGCCAAGGCCGGTTATTCCGTCACCGCGTTCGACCAGAGCGCGGCGCGGATCAGCGAGGCACGTACGCAAGGCATTGCGATTGCAAAATCCCTGGCCCAAGCCGTGAGCGGCAAGGCGGCGGTCGTCACATCCCTGCCCGACGATGCCGCCTTGCGCAGCGCGCTGCTCGGCCCGACCGGCATCATCGCCGCGATGGCGCCCGGTGCCGTTCTCATCGAGACCAGCACCGTGAGCGTCGAGGCTTCGACCGAGGTCGCAGCCGCCGCACAGGCACGCGGCATCGCCTATCTTCGCTCGCCGGTCTCGGGCAATGCCAGCATCGTGCACACGGGCGCGCTGACCTGCTTCGTCTCGGGGCCGAAGGACGCGTTCGAAAGCGCAAAGCCGCTGTTTGCCGCCTTCACCCGCGCCCAGACCTATCTCGGGCCGGCCGAGGAAGCGCGCTACGCAAAACTTTCGGTCAACCTGATGATCGCGGTGTCGGCGGCGATGATGGCTGAGAGCCTGGCGCTGGCGCGCAAGGGCGGCATTGCCTGGCAGGATATCCTGAAGGTGCTCGACGACAGCGCAGTCGCCTCGCCGATGGTGAAGTACAAGACGGCGCCGCTGCGAAACCGTGATTTCGAGTCCACCTTCTCCTGCAAGCAGATGGCCAAGGATCTCGACCTGATCCTGGGTGCCGGCCATGCCGTCGGCGTGCCCCTGCAGCTCGCGGCGCAAGTGCGCGAGACCTATGGCTCGCTGGTCGCACAAGGCGACGGCGAGACCGACTTCATCGCGACCGTCAAGCATCTTGAACGGCTGTCCGGCCTTGGCGAGCCGAAGCTGTGA
- a CDS encoding maleylacetate reductase, translating into MIGSFTFENLPCRVVFGSGTLASAKAEVERLGGKRALVLTTPQQEAQGKSLGAALGPLYAGIFPGATMHTPVEVTERALAAMTACEADCVVSLGGGSTTGLGKALALRTGVNQLCIPTTYAGSEMTPIVGQTENGLKTTVRDAAILPETVIYDVDLTLTLPPSLAATSGINAIAHAVEALYARDTNPVTSLMAEEGIRALARALPAIAAKADDREARTEALYGAWLCGVCLGTVGMALHHKLCHTLGGTFDLPHAETHTIVLPHALAYNAPAVPDAMARISRAIGAADASQGLFDLAKRLGAKLALRDVGMPESGIDKAADLAVTNAYWNPRALDRNAIRDLIARAWAGEPPVTIKAAA; encoded by the coding sequence ATGATCGGTTCGTTCACCTTTGAAAACCTGCCCTGCCGCGTCGTGTTCGGCAGCGGAACGCTGGCGTCCGCAAAGGCCGAAGTCGAGCGGCTCGGCGGCAAGCGCGCGCTGGTGCTGACGACGCCGCAGCAGGAGGCGCAGGGCAAGAGCCTGGGTGCGGCGCTCGGTCCGCTCTATGCCGGCATCTTTCCGGGCGCCACCATGCACACGCCAGTCGAGGTCACGGAACGTGCGCTCGCCGCGATGACGGCGTGCGAGGCCGACTGCGTCGTCTCGCTCGGCGGCGGATCGACCACGGGCCTCGGCAAGGCATTGGCCTTGCGCACGGGCGTCAACCAGCTCTGCATTCCCACCACCTATGCCGGCTCGGAGATGACCCCGATCGTCGGCCAGACCGAGAACGGCCTGAAGACCACGGTGCGCGACGCAGCGATCCTGCCGGAGACCGTGATCTATGATGTCGACCTCACCCTGACGCTGCCGCCGAGCCTGGCCGCGACATCCGGCATCAACGCGATCGCCCATGCGGTCGAGGCGCTCTACGCGCGCGACACCAATCCCGTCACGTCGCTGATGGCGGAAGAAGGCATCCGCGCGCTCGCGCGCGCCCTCCCCGCGATCGCGGCCAAGGCCGACGACCGCGAGGCCCGCACCGAAGCGCTGTATGGCGCTTGGCTGTGCGGTGTCTGCCTAGGTACGGTCGGCATGGCGCTGCATCACAAGCTCTGCCACACGCTCGGCGGCACCTTCGACCTGCCGCACGCCGAAACCCACACCATCGTGCTGCCGCATGCGCTGGCCTACAACGCGCCGGCCGTGCCCGATGCGATGGCGCGCATCTCGCGCGCGATCGGCGCGGCCGATGCGTCGCAGGGACTTTTCGACCTCGCAAAGCGGCTGGGCGCGAAACTCGCGCTGCGCGACGTCGGCATGCCCGAAAGCGGTATCGACAAGGCGGCCGATCTTGCCGTGACGAATGCCTACTGGAATCCGCGCGCGCTCGACCGGAATGCCATTCGCGACTTGATTGCACGCGCCTGGGCCGGCGAGCCGCCTGTTACCATCAAAGCTGCGGCTTGA
- a CDS encoding amidohydrolase family protein — translation MRRTLIRSATVISMDDAIGDLPTGDVLVEGNRIVDVRPSIDLGSGEAEIIDGTGRIVIPGLINAHMHTWQTGLRGYAANWTLLEYFRRMHAGLATVFRPEDIHIATLVGALNQINCGTTTLVDWCHNNPTPDHTDAAVRGLIDSGIRAAFFHGSPKPEPKPAEPHFSEVPHPRREVERLLAGPLADGDGLVTLGLAILGPHYSTLDVAMHDFRLARELKLIASMHQGGGPAKTPGGWDKLIEAGLVGNGINIVHGNDLPDDLLDRMVDLGVSFSVTPENEMIQGHGFPITGRLVARGVRPTIGIDLESVLAGDLFSAARVALSMQRALDNAESRKTNGTIPATTTIPVREALRWITTEGARMLGREHQIGSLTPGKLADLVIINASDLNLFPVHDPVATVVMQTSLANIEAVMIGGAWKKRDGRLLVDGLEAKKQLLAQSGQRLVQDIERQGRAA, via the coding sequence ATGCGGCGCACGCTGATCAGATCCGCAACCGTCATCAGCATGGATGACGCGATCGGCGACCTCCCTACCGGCGACGTGCTGGTCGAGGGAAATCGTATCGTTGACGTGCGCCCATCGATCGACCTCGGCAGCGGCGAGGCGGAGATCATCGATGGCACGGGGCGCATCGTCATCCCCGGCCTCATCAACGCGCATATGCACACATGGCAGACTGGCTTGCGCGGCTACGCCGCCAATTGGACTCTGCTGGAATATTTCCGCCGCATGCATGCCGGGCTTGCGACCGTGTTCCGGCCCGAGGACATCCACATCGCGACGCTGGTCGGCGCGCTGAACCAGATCAATTGCGGCACCACCACCCTGGTTGACTGGTGCCACAACAACCCGACGCCTGATCACACCGACGCTGCCGTGCGCGGCCTGATCGATAGCGGCATCCGCGCCGCCTTCTTCCACGGCTCGCCAAAACCCGAGCCGAAGCCGGCCGAGCCGCATTTCTCGGAAGTGCCGCATCCGCGCCGCGAGGTCGAACGGCTGCTCGCAGGTCCGCTCGCCGACGGCGATGGTCTCGTCACGCTGGGACTCGCCATCCTCGGCCCGCATTACTCGACGCTCGACGTCGCCATGCACGATTTCCGCCTGGCGCGGGAGCTCAAGCTGATCGCATCAATGCATCAGGGCGGCGGGCCGGCCAAGACACCCGGCGGCTGGGACAAGCTGATCGAGGCTGGCCTGGTCGGCAATGGCATCAACATCGTCCATGGCAATGATCTGCCCGATGATCTCCTGGACCGGATGGTCGATCTCGGCGTGTCCTTCTCGGTGACGCCTGAGAACGAAATGATCCAGGGCCACGGCTTCCCGATCACCGGACGCCTCGTGGCGCGCGGCGTGCGGCCGACGATCGGGATTGATCTGGAATCCGTGCTGGCGGGCGATCTCTTCTCCGCCGCTCGCGTCGCGCTCTCGATGCAGCGGGCGCTCGACAATGCGGAGTCGCGCAAGACCAACGGCACCATCCCGGCAACGACCACGATTCCCGTCCGCGAGGCGCTACGCTGGATCACCACGGAAGGCGCGCGCATGCTCGGCCGCGAGCATCAGATCGGCTCGCTGACGCCGGGCAAGCTCGCCGACCTCGTCATCATCAACGCCTCGGACCTCAACCTCTTTCCCGTGCATGATCCCGTCGCGACCGTCGTGATGCAGACGAGCCTTGCCAATATCGAGGCCGTCATGATCGGCGGCGCCTGGAAGAAGCGCGATGGCCGGCTGCTGGTTGACGGGCTGGAGGCCAAGAAGCAGCTTCTGGCACAATCCGGCCAGCGGCTGGTGCAAGACATCGAACGACAGGGACGCGCTGCCTGA